Proteins encoded together in one Impatiens glandulifera chromosome 1, dImpGla2.1, whole genome shotgun sequence window:
- the LOC124931363 gene encoding uncharacterized protein LOC124931363 — protein MKDDDSLPVSAPSAHISSISKKDIFDSAGFGKGRYKFWALAAILLLAFWSMLAGTLTLRWSVGNLNRLSDEFDKLNSDDLDVLELEEREKVVRHMWDIYMNSRRIRLPRFWQQAFVAAYEDLTSDDPGVRDSAISEIAKMSLRSLNLDPPPLTRHLSVSKPFREICFIAFRFESCMIRALIVKSDVNMLIMHIMRYCLLWKTISVVCKLEIKQEVKLTQPEKGKSETISISNTTSRSSRL, from the exons ATGAAGGATGACGATTCTCTTCCTGTATCGGCACCTTCTGCACATATCTCGTCCATTTCAAAGAAAGATATCTTCGATTCGGCAGGATTTGGTAAAGGTAGGTATAAATTCTGGGCTTTGGCCGCTATTTTGCTTCTCGCATTCTGGTCAATGCTCGCTGGAACCCTCACTCTCCGTTGGTCCGTTGGTAATCTCAATCGCTTGTCCGACGAATTCGACAAACTCAATTCCGACGATCTAGATGTCCTT GAATTGGAAGAGAGGGAGAAGGTTGTGAGGCATATGTGGGACATATACATGAACAGTCGAAGGATTAGATTGCCGCGATTCTGGCAACAAGCGTTTGTGGCTGCCTATGAGGATTTAACCAGCGACGATCCTGGCGTTCGTGATTCTGCGATCTCCGAAATCGCTAAGATGTCCTTGCGCTCCCTGAATCTCGATCCTCCTCCTCTTACTCGCCATCTTTCGGTTAGTAAACCCTTTAGAGAAATTTGTTTCATTGCATTCAGATTCGAATCTTGCATGATCAGGGCCTTGATAGTAAAATCTGATGTGAATATGTTGATAATGCATATAATGAGATATTGCTTGCTCTGGAAAACCATCAGCGTTGTTTGCAAGTTGGAA ATTAAACAAGAAGTTAAACTGACTCAACCCGAAAAGGGAAAGAGCGAGACAATATCCATTTCCAACACGACATCGAGAAGCAGTCGTCTATGA